The following nucleotide sequence is from Nomascus leucogenys isolate Asia chromosome 13, Asia_NLE_v1, whole genome shotgun sequence.
TCCTCCTCCCCAGGTCCCGGGCTCCTGTCATCAACACTGGGTTGACCAGCTGGGGCTCAAAGCCAGAGCCGGTCTGGGAGAAGCAGGAGGCAGCCCTGCACCAAAGTCCCTAGCTGGGCTCCAGGACCCGGTTCTAAaatggagggggaggaggaagaacgAGGCCAGGTGAGGGGATGGTGTGACTGTATTTAATTGAACCTCAAGTGAATTCTGAGAGGCCAGAGTGTGACTTCTCTTGCCCTGTAAATCGGGTCTCCTGCAGCAAGTCAGCTCCATCTTTCacagggctgggctggctggATGCACTGGCAGCCCTGGCTGGAGTAAGAGCCTGGCTGTCAGCCACACGGGTGCCCTGCACAGGACCTGGGGCTGGGACAAGGcaccaggcaggcaggaggcctCACCCTGGGGTGCAGAAGGCCCCAGGGGTAGCAGTTTGTAGAAGCTCTCAGTCCTGTAAGCAACAAACAGAAACAAGCCCCAGCGCTTCCCGGTCCCCTCCCTGTGGCCCGCACCAAACCCTAAGCTGTCTCCTAAAACCTCAGCTGTTTCCACCACCACGCTGACGACCAGAAAGACAAACCAAAACCCATCTGAAGGGCAATCTTTCAATTGCTTAAAATTAATCAGTGCAAAGTGAGGTAAAAGATCCCCGTTTGTcagggccgaggcaggaggctcacaCAAGCCTGCGTCTCTTGGAGTCCCTCCCCATGTCCCCCTCCTCGACATCCACCTCACAGCCCAGCGGGGACACCAGGTTCAGCAGAGGGTCCTCAGAGGCACGGCCGAAGAGCGCCAGCAGGAGGGCCACACCGAAGCCTGTGGCTCGCTCACCCTGCAAGCAAAGGGCAGGACACAGACTCTGGGTGTGGGGCTGCAGCACAGGAGGGGTTCCTGGGGACCCCTCACCTCCTGGGTCCCCTCCACGTGCCCCACAGTCCCTTTCTCAGGAAGGAGCTCCTGAGCACCAGCTGGAGCCCAGGGCCTTCCGTGCTGCTGGCTGGACACATTCAGGGCCAGCAGGCCAGGCCCAGGCAGTGGGCAAGGCCCTGTGTGCTCTACCTCCACCCCGGGAGCTCCCCAGGGTGGGGATGGGTGAGACAGATGGCCCAGGATCCCCTCTGGAGGACAGGCTGGCTGGGGAAGGGTCACACACAGCAGCCACTCTGTTCGCAGGGAGGATGAGACTTGGAGGGGGGGACAGCAGGCTGGAGGCTGGGTCACAGACACAGAAGTTTCTGATGAGCTCTGCCAGCAGCTCCAGAGCCAGAGGGGCACTCTGTTTGGACAAGAGGGCGGGAGCAGCCTGGGCCGGTGGGGAGCGGGGACACTCACGGCATGCACCGGTGCAGCAATGTCCAGGTGGACCCAGACTCCGGGCCAGTCGAAGCCGATGTGTGAGGCGATGAAGAGGCCAGCACAGGAGCTGGGGCTGTTGTCTCGGTCCTAGGGAGGCCAGGAGGACACACTGCCTGTGGGTTGCGCCGGCCAGGCCCTCTCCACCCTGCCCCATCGCCTCTCGCTGTTGCTGTCTGCAAGGAGTCTGGGGTGCTGGGAGGGAGCCAGTGTGGGGAGGCAGCTGAAGCTGGGCTGGGAGGGCCTTGACCATGAGCCGAGGAGTCTGCCCCACCATAGGCCAACAGGGAGGCCAGCAAAGGGCCTGATGGGGCAACTGAGCCAGACCCAAGACTGGGGGAGAAACCCCCGGCTGTGTGGCAGGGAAGCCAGAGAGTGGCCCATGCTGTCTGGGATGACTCCTGTGCCCTGACGCCTGCCTCTCAAGCCCTCGTCTGCACTGTGGCTGCTTCTGGGGGGCCCCAGCTCCCTAGGTGCACCAGCACCCTGAAGGCAGGGCTCTGCCTGCCTGGCTCCACCCACGTGGCAGGCTCCAGGCTCTAGGCTCCAAACCTACCGCCACTGAGTTCTTCATGTCAGCCACGGCTGAGATGAACTCGCTGAAGTGCAGCTCAGGGCAGTAGACCAACGGGTGCACCAGGTCCCCACACTTCCTGCCCGCCTTCACGCAGGCAGCCTCCCACTCAGCGCTGTTGGTGAGCACCGCGGCGTGGTACTTCCCTGTGGCAATGCCCTGGGCGGGCAGGAACCCAGGAAGCGTGTGGACAGGACGGCAGGAGAAACACCCAAGACAAAAGAGGGACCGAGAGGCAAACAGAGAAATGAGGGAGCCAGAAGAGAGATGgttgagaaaaaaaagacacaggcagAAAGGACCATGGCCATGAAGCACACAGGAGGTGGTTCCCGGCTCTGCGTCTAGCCTGGGCCTCGGCACTGCCCACACCAAGCTCGACGGGcagctcctcctgcctcctcgTGCCCAGTTATGAAAACTTTCTGATGGCAGCCCCCACCCACTGCCTTCCCCACCTCAAGGTCAAGAGGGGGGTGAGGTTCCCTGGGACCACAGCTAAGGGGTAGATCCAGGGAGCACTCACCTGAGCCCCGGTCAGGGTGGCCATGTCCAGGATGATGTCGGCCCCCAGGTCCTTGCAAGCATAGGACACGCCATCTGCCAGCACCAGCCTGCCCTCGGCATCCGTGTTGTTGATTTCCACCGTCCTGGGGCATGGCAGAGATCCCCACTCAGGGACGGGATTTCCTGGGACACTGGCGTGAGCCCCTTTGAAACTGGGAAGACCCCATTTGGAGCTGCCCGTCCCTGTGGCTCCCCGAACCCCAACACATTCCCCCACTGGGAAGGCCAGGATGCCCCCAGTCCCTACAGCAATGCAGTGCCTGGAGCAAAGGGCTTCCAGGTGACATCCCTGCCCCGCTGCTCTTGAGAGCCAGGGACCAGCCATTTGGCTcccccatgcctcagtttcttcatctgtaaagtgggtggCATGAACCGGCCGGGTTGGCCTTCAGCACACTGTGCCTGGCACCCAGCAGttgaggaggaagagcaggagatGCGGGGAGGCGCCCACTCAGGCACCAGCTcgtggggatggggagagggttCTTCTCTTCTGAATTCTGGAGCCACTTGCTCCTCAGCTGCCAGCTCAGCTTTGACTTTCCAGGGTCAATCTCAAGGGGGAGATGCAGGAGGTGTCCCCGACCAGGGAATCTGGGGGTCAGAGCTTCACACAGCCAAAGGTTTCAGGCCTAAATTGTGGAAAGGCCTGTCCTGGTAATGCAGGGTAGACCATGAgctcctgggccaggcactgcaAGGGAGCCTAGCACCTCATCCAGGTGCCATAGGCCCCTCAACGTGAGGTGCGCCTGCTACCAAAGCTCCCCAGCACTCTAGGGAGCAAGGAGCCTGCTGCCCAGGGGACCCCAACGCTGGGTGCCCTCCCAATATGCCTGGAGTGAGCTGGCATTGCAGGCTGGGAAGGGTCGCAAGTTCCAACAGTGGGCAGGAAGGAGCGGGAGGGCCAGACGTACTTCCCTGAGTACAGCAGGTGGATGTCATCTGGCCTGGTCGCGTTGGGCCCCACCGAGTTCTCAGCCAAGCAGAACACAGCGTGGAGGTTGTCTTTGAAACCCTGGAGGGAGAAGTGGGCAGAGGCTCCAGTTGTAGGTCATAggtttggggaggggggaggacgAGCTGGGGGCTCTCAGACCCAcagacagcaggagagagacacaGATGGCTCCAAGTTGCAGGGACCAGAGCTCGCCCTAACTGCCATCCCGGGCACAGTCCTGGCAGATCCCAAGGCCAAGGTTCACCGCTGGGGTTTCCTAGCCTCCCCTGGCAGAGCCCACCCACCGCAGTAGATGAACCTGGGCACGGGCTGGGCTGTGGGACTCCTGGACTGCATGGGCTGGGCAGTCATGAAGCCTCGCCAACCTGTGCCGACGGAAGGTGGCCAGCAGCCGCGTCccctcaatacacacacacacacacacacacacacacacacacacacacacacacacacacacacacggggcaGGAAGAGCTCAGCCCTGTGGAAGTTTAGGTGTGAAGTTATAGCTTTCTGATGCCGAAAACGAAAGTCATTTGTTCACTGAGAAACGTGTGGCCAACAGATGGTGGCAGTTCCTGCCCTGCACAGGCTGTAAGGGTGCCCCCTGACCCCCAAGCGGGCCATGCCCGGGCAGCAATGTCAAATGGAGTAGAGCTCCCAGACCCCTGTCCCTGCTCTTCCTCTGCTCCCAGAGACAAATCTTCAACCAGAATACATCCTCCTAGCATGCAGCATGCCTTGAGGGCGCTGACACACAGCTCTATAGGCTCCAGCATCTTTCTCATCTCCTGGAACAGCTGACTCTTCCACCACGGGCACAGAGTCCTCACCAAAGGCAAACGCTTGGGATGGTGGGGCAGGGGCAGCCAGCAGGGCAAGGAGTGGCCAGTGGCAGGAGCCGCAGCAGTGGTGCTCGGCAGGGCAGCTGCGAGTCCCTGAGACCTCCCTGGGCCCCCGCTCAGTCCTTGAGCCTTACAGATGGCCCCGCACCCCCACGCAGCACAGGGGAAAGAACCCCACCAGCCTCAGGGTGATGATCTCGGGGCCACCTGTCAGCTCCACAAGGGCCCCGAGTCCCCCGCTGCCACTCTCACAGCCCAGCCTGTGTCAGGGACATGGGGCAGGGGCTTCAGGACCCTCAGGCTCCTCCTCTCGGAGCTCCTCCCCAGATACCCCAGCACTGACATTCCATCTGTGTGAACAGTGACCACGGCCTGTCCCTGTGCTGAGGCCTCCTGCAGTCATTCGAGGGAGAAGTGGGTATTTgggaacaaatgaataaatgacagcATGACCCTGAGGTCACAGGATGAGGCTATGGGGCTCCAGGCTACGGACGCCACAGAGATGAGCTCCACCAACAATGGAGGGGAGCCCTGAAGTCCTCCCAGAAAGCAGGGTTCTGGATCTGTGGCctgctggggtgggggagaggaggaggagggggagggggaggaagggaagaggaggagggggaggaggagggaggaggaggaggattccCAAATGGATGCTTTCAGCCTCCCAGGGAGGGCTGCTACCCCCTGAAGGCTGGGCCCTGCCCCTAATTTCTGATCCAGCAGGTCTGGGGCGGAGCTGAGAACCCACATTACTAACAACATGGGGACTCCACTTGAGAAGTGCTGGCTTAGAAGATGAGCGAGCTGCAGTCCTGGGGCAAACAGTGCTGAGGTCTGCACGGCTGGATGACGTGACACAGAGACAGCGCAGGCACTGCCCTGCCCTTGCGGCCCTCGCGGCCAGTCTGGGGGTTCTCCAATCACCAGGAGCGATTGAAAAAATCCAGGACTCAGCAGAGCTGGAGGTAAGCCCTGGAGCTGTCAATGTTCACACACTCCCTGGGTGTTCCCTGGCACAGTTGGGACTTGCTGGTCTAACAGAAGAGGGTGGCCAAAGATGGGGCTGGACTGTGAGTGCTTCAGGGACAGCGTGGGAAGGGTCTCCAGTGCTACACCAGGGCTTGGGCCTGGTCCCCCAGGGCAGCCAAGGGTTTTGGGTAGGTAAGTGGGGCAGGGGCTTTTTTTTGGTGCCAGGCTTGGAGGGTCGCTAACCCCTCCAGAGCCCAGGGCCACCGAGCTCCTGGCGTACCCTTCCATCTTTGAGTGGCAcatcctctttttaaaaagttcagaacatttcattgtgaaataatttcaaacttatgaaaaaattgCAGAAATAGTCACAAACAGCcgggagtagtggctcatgccagtaatcccagcaatttgggaggctgaggtgggtggattacttgaggtcaggagttcgagaccagcctggccaacatggtgaaaacctgtctctactaaaaatacaaaaattagccaagtgtggtggcacatgcctgtaatctcagctactctggaggctgaggcaggagaatcacttaaacctgggaagcagagggtgcagtgagccgagatcacaccactgcacaccagcctgggcaacagagcaagacaccatctcggaaaaaaaaaaaagaaacagccacAAACAATTCCTCAACACCCTTCACCCAGATTCTGCCAATGTCAGCATCTTGTCCAGCCATGGACAATGGGCAGCAGGGGGTAGTAATCACCAAGACAGGACCATCATCTCTTGGGACCATCCGGATTCCATGCACTCCTCAGACGTCCAGATAGGATCAGGCTCACACATCATGCCCGGCCTGCTTGCTCTCCTTAATCTGGGCGACTACACAGTCTGGCTTTGTCTTTTGTGGCCTTGGCACTTTCAGTGCTGGGTTTGTCTGACGTGTCCTCATGACTACAGGCAGGCCATGCATTTTTGGCGGGAATCCTGCAGAAATGCTGTGTCCTTCCCTGCACACTGCCTCCGGAGGCAATGTCAGGTGGCTCTGTCCCTGCCCTGGTGACATGCCCTGGGACACCTGGTTAGGCTGGGTCGTGAGTGTAACCACTATAAAGCTACCAGAGGCACTCTGAGACCATTTTACTGTCCTGTTCCCATCCCACTCTCATGCTCCAGTTCCAGCACTGTGGGTCACTCTCACCTGGAATGAGGCCTGGCTGTGGGGTGATGACTTCCTGTTTCCATCACTACCTCTGCAGCCTGAAACTGGGATTCAGTGTGAGAAATGGTTCTCCcccattcacttattcattcagtGATCTATTCCTACCAGTGTGGACACGTGGATGCTGATTTTATTCTCTGGGTAAATTCATTACCCTGAGGATTGATTCTGTGGCTCAGACAGAGGCATATTCCTTTCTAAGAGGCTAACAAGGATATGTGAAGGCCAAGCAGGACATTCGAGTTCACAGTGGAGCCTCCAGGCTGGGGCTCTTGTGGGAGGGGGATCTTTGTCTAGAGTAGGGGTGGGGTGTCCTCAGCACCCCTCAAATCACAGGCCGCGCACCTCTAGAGGTGGAGGAGTGCTGAGAACACTCACGGCTGCTGCCTGATGAATGTGTGATCATTGTCAAGTGGCTTCCTGGGAACGGAGTTCAAGCTCAGAAGAGTCTTCCTGCTGGGGCATTCCCGGCCAGCCTGTCCCAGAGGCAGGACAGACCCTCTGTTGGAGGAATAACCAGGGGTGAACGGCAAAGACGGCCACAGAGGGCTGGCCACACGGCTCCTCCAGAACCACTTGCCCACACCTGCCCCCGTGCCACCCGAGAGCAGCAGCTACTCCCTTCAGAGAGAGCTGCCCAGTGAGCACCGCACAGCTGGGCCCGTCTGCCTCAGCATTCTTCCGGTGAGCCCATCTGCCAAAGCCATGGGGCCTGGGCAGAGGCAAGGAGGAGGGCCAGGTAGTGGGAGCCCGGAGCCACCCTGCCCCGTGGCCTGTGATGCTGGGCCAGTCAAGACCCTCCTTGAGTACCGGCCGTGTCCCTTGCTAGTTTATAACCAGTGAAGGAGTAGAGCACAGAGGACACAcgctcctcctccagcctcttcCGACAGGCTCTGCAGTGGACGGGCCACGGCAGGTGCTCATGGAGGCATAGGGCTTGCAGGCTGCGTACAGCCCCAGCTGTGTGCCCCGCATGAGAGAAACAGCCGTGAGCCCTAAGAGGCCATTTCCAAACCTGTGCAGAGCACAGGTGAGGGCCTGCCAGCCCCTCCTGCCCAGGCCACCTCACCCCTGCACCTCAGTGTCCCCACCGGCTAGCCCTGTTAGCAGAAGCCCATCGCACAGTCTGGAATGTGCACGGCCAGCTGGGAAGCCCCGGCAGAAGGAGCTCCTTCTTCCtgggcttcctcctcctccctcacgGCCAGGAGCAGAACCCTCCAAATTGGAAACTACTTGCCAaggcctttttgtttttccatttcaagTTTACCCCAAGGAACTGGGTTGCTAGCCTGCGAAAGCTAGGCTAGGGAGGTAAAACCTCAGCTGATGAGTCAGTGCATACTCTTCATTGGCCTGTTTctttagacagggtctggctctgtctcccaggctgcagtgcagcagtgggatcttagctcactgcagcctcaacctcccaggctcaatcgatcctccaccacctcagcctcccaagtggctgagactacaggtgcgtgccaccacgcctagctagtttttaaattttttttttgtagaaacggggtcttgcaAGGTTGCTATGGGTAGTCTTGAATTTCTGGctttcaagccatcctcctgcctccgcctcccaaagtactgggattacaagcatgagctggCCTCTTAATTTGTTTAATAAGCACTTTTTATGGCCCAAGGGACATCTGGGCTCCATGGGAAGCTCACTCAAGGttacccccacccccccacactcCCCCCGAGTGATTACTGCCACTGAGCAAGGGCTAAGCTTTGGGGCGCCTGCCCACGCAAGAGAGGAAGGGGGCCCGGCCAGGCCTGGGGGTTGAAGGTGGTGACTTGGCGAGACCAGTCACCAGAGGCAGCTCTGCTGCAAAGAAGGGTTGCGGGAGGGATACGCAGAACAACGCATGCCCCTGCCATGAGCTTCTGCCTGCCACATGCCATGCAGGTCTAGGCCAGGCTTCCTCATTGAGCCAAGTGCTCATGGGGCTCTGGAGCCAAGGCAGGCCCTGAGCAGAGAACATGGCTGCACCTTGCCCTCGGGGCCTCCCAGAGCAGCTCTGATGAAGGTGGGAAGCTCTTGGGGGCAGAGGGGGGACAGGCACCCGCTGGGGAGATTCGGGTAGGACCTTGGTGGGGCCTGTGGCGGGACGGACAGGGGAGAGGGGAGCACCCACGAGGCACACCCAGGATGCCCCTGCAGAGGGCGGGCATGGCCCCACTCACCTGCTTGATTGCGGCTCTGAAGGCCCCCAGGACGGCCGCGGCGCCCCCACAGTCTCGCTTCATCCCCGGCATGGTAGTCTGCGGGTGGTACAAAGGGACCAGGACAAAGGTGAGCTGTGAGGTCCAGACCTGGCAGcagcagccccccacccccacctggccccaccttCCCCAGCTCTCAGGCCTGGGCAGCCCCCACACCAGGCCTCCTGGGCACCCACAGAACTCATGAACCTCCTATTGGCCAAGCGGGGTGTTCTCCAGAAGCAACAGGGAGTCATGGCCATAGATGGTGAGGCTCCCTTTTGTTTTGACAGAACTTTGGGGTTATCAAACAATAACTGCATGGAGGGGGAACCCGAGGAGATGCCCGGAGCTGCAGAATTCGCCGTGGCCGGGCTCTGACATTGCCACAGGGACCCCGTGCTTTGAGGCCGGGCACCCTGACCTCAGTCCCGGGCTGCCACGCCACCTGGGGGTCTGTCTGCAGGGCCACTCTCTCTCCACTCCTCCGCACAGTGTGAGAAGGAAGCTGAGGTCCAGGGCACCGCTGGGGCTTGCTAGAGGTCCCTGGCCAGCACCTCGGGGACCTGGCTGGGCTTGCGTGCTTCCTGCACCCATTGCAGATTCCTACTGTGCTTATGGCAGGGAGGAAGCCTGAGGGGCTGCTGCCGCAATGCAAACCTGCCCTGGCCACTTGTCACCCCCCAGAACAGGGCCTAGCTTCCTCTCCCTGGCATTTAGAGGGCTTTAGCACCTAACGAGACTTAGGCTCAGCATTCTCTGCCCCTCATCACAGCCTTGAACGACGGTGAGGGTTGATGTGAACTCTTCAGTCACATCCACCCCCACTGACATCCATCCACCCCCACTGACACCACCAGCAGTGAGGACACCCTCGCTCCTTCATCACTGCCAGGTCTACCGCCAGAAGAAGGGGCCACCTCTGCCCTCCTGCTAGTTCACACCTCCTGGCTAATAGTTCACACCTCCTGGCTAATAGTTCACACCTCCTGGTTAACCTGGGTCTAAAGAGGGGCCACCCTTCTGCAGtgtccacactgttttctatacGCTGGTTCAGAGTGTTACACATTTTTACATCTTACAGGTTCCCAAATAGAATTCACaagttcatattttaaattaacagcAGGTCCTCAGAGGTAAAGGTTTGGGTATGAAATTTACTGAATCATTTTTGAACCCTTATTACACAAGCCTTGAATTTTAGTGCAAAGTATTTTCAGACGTAAATTGAGCTGCTTTTATAACTGAGTGTAAATGACCCATCTCGTACTACTGAAAATAAGCCATCTCTTCTGAGCTAATCTGTGAGAAAGCACAGGATTGTTTAAATGGAAAAACAGGGCCTCCGATCTGGAATCAAACCATGTGCAAAATGGGTCACACAGAAATGCCTGGAAACGGCTGCTCACTATACACCATGTCTCCCCCCGTCACAGCTGCCAGCTCCTTCCCAATTGCAGGTGGAGCCAGGACTGGGCTTGCAAATACAGCTCAATTGATTGTGCAAAGTTTCACCAGCCCCCatatgttgtttctgtttttatagaaGAAACCATTTTCGCAGTGATTTAAGACGGTCTCTGCCTTTTTCACTGGGCTGACACTTACACCCCGTGCTAGAGTATCAGGCCACAGTCCCAAAGAGATCGGGGAGCCGCTGTATTCATTTCCATGCCCTCTGGGAAAATGAACCAATGCCAATTTCACGTTAGAATTTCCTTGCTGAAgcagtaaaattaatttttaaaactctcaacCCTTGGGTACAATACATTTTCCATATTCTGTGTGACTCATAATGCACTCCCGCTGTTGCTGACGGGCAGTGGTCGGTCAGAGCAGAAGCTCAGCTGTGATTGCTGGGGGAGTTCTGAGCTCCATGAGCCACTTCGGCCACGacaccattttta
It contains:
- the LOC100602030 gene encoding probable aminopeptidase NPEPL1 isoform X8, encoding MELHGSNRGGYQPKALEQSGCWLWQAALSTLNPNPTDSCPLYLNYATVAALPCRVSRHNSPSAAHFITRLVRTCLPPGAHRCIVMVCEQPEVFASACALARAFPLFTHRSGASRRLEKKTVTVEFFLVGQDNGPVEVSTLQCLANATDGVRLAARIVDTPCNEMNTDTFLEEINKVGKELGIIPTVIRDEELKTRGFGGIYGVGKAALHPPALAVLSHTPDGATQTIAWVGKGIVYDTGGLSIKGKTTMPGMKRDCGGAAAVLGAFRAAIKQGFKDNLHAVFCLAENSVGPNATRPDDIHLLYSGKTVEINNTDAEGRLVLADGVSYACKDLGADIILDMATLTGAQGIATGKYHAAVLTNSAEWEAACVKAGRKCGDLVHPLVYCPELHFSEFISAVADMKNSVADRDNSPSSCAGLFIASHIGFDWPGVWVHLDIAAPVHAGERATGFGVALLLALFGRASEDPLLNLVSPLGCEVDVEEGDMGRDSKRRRLV
- the LOC100602030 gene encoding probable aminopeptidase NPEPL1 isoform X9; protein product: MEVTEELWQAALSTLNPNPTDSCPLYLNYATVAALPCRVSRHNSPSAAHFITRLVRTCLPPGAHRCIVMVCEQPEVFASACALARAFPLFTHRSGASRRLEKKTVTVEFFLVGQDNGPVEVSTLQCLANATDGVRLAARIVDTPCNEMNTDTFLEEINKVGKELGIIPTVIRDEELKTRGFGGIYGVGKAALHPPALAVLSHTPDGATQTIAWVGKGIVYDTGGLSIKGKTTMPGMKRDCGGAAAVLGAFRAAIKQGFKDNLHAVFCLAENSVGPNATRPDDIHLLYSGKTVEINNTDAEGRLVLADGVSYACKDLGADIILDMATLTGAQGIATGKYHAAVLTNSAEWEAACVKAGRKCGDLVHPLVYCPELHFSEFISAVADMKNSVADRDNSPSSCAGLFIASHIGFDWPGVWVHLDIAAPVHAGERATGFGVALLLALFGRASEDPLLNLVSPLGCEVDVEEGDMGRDSKRRRLV